GATGCTGGATGCTGGATTCTCGATACTGGTTATTGTCCAGAAACTTCTTTTGGAGCTAAATGTTGTTCGATAACCCTTTTCAAAAAGGTATTAATCTTCTTTCCCAGAATATCATATTGCTTCCCCAGATCCTGAAAAATCGATTCATCTTTTAAAGAACCTGTTTCATATAAAAACTCCACGTGATCACGCGTTTCATCGCAAGAAGCCAGCGCGTAAATCAAAAATCTAATAAAGTCATTCTTATACCTCTTCCTGCCAAAACCTTCGACGATGTTGCTTGAAATCGACTTCGAGGAGCGACGGATCTGACTGGCTTCCTCAAACATTTCAAACTTTGGTAATTTCGCCAATGTCATTTTATGAACTCGAACCGCCAATTCATGCGCCATTTGCCAAATCTCATAATCCCGATAGCTCTTTGCCATTGCCCCACCCTCCTATCACTCAGTCAGTAATAATCGACTTCCCGCAGACTACATCCAGCATCCAGCATCCAGCATCCAGCATCCAGCATCCAGCATCCAGCATCCAGCATCCAGCATCTAGCCTCCAGTATGAATAAACACACTTTTCAACTCGCTATAATGATCCAGTACGGCCAGGCCCAGCTCGCGTCCAACCCCGCTTTGTTTTACACCGCCGAATGGCGCTTCCAAATGCACACTGTGACCCGTGTTTATAGAAATCACACCTGTTTCAATTGCTCGAGCAACTCGCAAAGCTCGCTCAATATCTTTTGTCCAGATTGATCCGGAGAGACCATAGGTACTTTTGTTTGCGATCGCAATTGCTTCTTCTTCAGTTTCAAATGGGATAGCACAGAGGACCGGTCCAAAAATCTCCTCCCGGGCAATGCGCA
This candidate division KSB1 bacterium DNA region includes the following protein-coding sequences:
- a CDS encoding four helix bundle protein, which translates into the protein MAKSYRDYEIWQMAHELAVRVHKMTLAKLPKFEMFEEASQIRRSSKSISSNIVEGFGRKRYKNDFIRFLIYALASCDETRDHVEFLYETGSLKDESIFQDLGKQYDILGKKINTFLKRVIEQHLAPKEVSGQ